In one window of Tumebacillus algifaecis DNA:
- a CDS encoding GNAT family N-acetyltransferase, giving the protein MSIVIRKASQADRTSIQRLLLEAGLHAQGVDQAVDRFLLIEQEEEGGHKTAIGTIGLEIVAGKYGLMRSLVIKNGPGTAQLGAELLRLFVAYVETMEIEQLYLLTQSTTVPLFIHIGFSTIERERVPHAVAQSPHFLAYSQQDVVCLVKNYTSTSYPQHHVDSVNK; this is encoded by the coding sequence ATGAGCATCGTGATTCGGAAGGCAAGCCAAGCCGATCGAACGAGTATTCAACGCTTGTTGCTGGAGGCAGGGCTGCATGCACAGGGTGTGGATCAAGCTGTGGATCGTTTTTTGCTGATCGAACAGGAAGAGGAGGGAGGGCACAAGACGGCGATCGGCACGATTGGGCTGGAAATCGTGGCCGGGAAGTATGGCCTGATGCGCTCGCTCGTCATCAAGAACGGGCCGGGCACGGCGCAGCTCGGTGCGGAGCTGTTGCGGCTGTTTGTGGCCTATGTGGAGACGATGGAGATCGAACAGCTCTACTTACTCACACAATCCACAACTGTCCCCCTGTTTATCCACATCGGGTTTTCCACAATCGAGAGAGAACGGGTGCCACATGCTGTAGCCCAGAGCCCACACTTCCTGGCGTACAGTCAGCAGGACGTCGTCTGTTTGGTAAAAAACTATACATCCACAAGTTATCCACAACACCATGTGGATAGTGTGAATAAATAG
- a CDS encoding L-threonylcarbamoyladenylate synthase: METKRLGTTEQDIAVAAELLRQGEVVGFPTETVYGLGANAWDAAAVDKIFAAKGRPADNPLIVHIAHKSDVEKLARTVPLGAKLCMDRFWPGPLTLVLPCVDSVPRNVTAGLDTVGIRMPDHVTALQLIDAAGAPLAAPSANRSGRPSPTLADHVLEDLNGRIAGIVDGGAAGVGVESTVLDFSGEVPMILRPGGVTREMLVELLGEVLVDPVLQSGVGTPKSPGVKYTHYAPKGEMWLVEGPRDQAEIAERVAKARQAGYRVGVLTTAERAELFTADVVIACGRRDDLSTVASGLYDAIRQFDHAGADLIYSEVFPETGVGLAVMNRLRKAASHRVIYA; the protein is encoded by the coding sequence ATGGAGACGAAACGCTTAGGTACAACCGAACAGGACATCGCGGTGGCAGCAGAGCTATTGCGGCAGGGAGAGGTGGTCGGTTTTCCGACGGAGACCGTGTATGGGCTAGGTGCGAATGCATGGGACGCTGCTGCTGTGGATAAAATTTTTGCGGCGAAAGGCAGACCGGCCGACAATCCACTGATTGTCCACATTGCACACAAGAGCGATGTGGAGAAGTTGGCCCGAACTGTGCCGCTCGGAGCGAAGTTGTGCATGGATCGGTTTTGGCCAGGGCCGCTCACGTTGGTGCTGCCTTGTGTGGACAGCGTGCCGCGCAATGTGACGGCTGGGCTTGATACGGTGGGCATTCGCATGCCCGACCATGTGACGGCGCTGCAGTTGATCGATGCGGCAGGTGCGCCCTTAGCGGCGCCGAGCGCGAACCGCTCGGGCCGTCCAAGCCCGACGCTGGCCGATCATGTGCTCGAAGATTTGAACGGACGCATCGCAGGCATCGTGGATGGCGGTGCGGCAGGCGTTGGCGTCGAATCGACCGTGCTCGATTTTTCCGGAGAGGTGCCGATGATCTTGCGCCCCGGCGGTGTGACGCGCGAGATGCTGGTCGAGTTGCTCGGGGAAGTGTTGGTCGATCCTGTGCTGCAAAGTGGGGTCGGCACGCCGAAGTCGCCAGGCGTGAAGTACACGCACTATGCGCCCAAAGGCGAGATGTGGCTGGTCGAAGGGCCGCGAGATCAAGCGGAGATCGCAGAGCGGGTGGCCAAGGCGAGACAGGCGGGGTACCGCGTAGGGGTACTGACCACGGCGGAGCGGGCCGAGTTATTCACAGCCGATGTGGTGATCGCTTGTGGACGGCGCGACGATCTATCCACAGTGGCGTCCGGCCTCTATGATGCGATTCGGCAGTTCGATCACGCAGGTGCCGATCTGATCTATTCGGAAGTATTTCCGGAGACTGGGGTGGGGCTTGCTGTGATGAATCGATTGCGTAAAGCGGCGAGCCATCGAGTTATTTACGCATAA
- a CDS encoding NAD-binding protein, with amino-acid sequence MNRCLIVTMDESAVPFIQSLHSMGLDCAFLDFCAQTAHFLRVQKIDAPVIKVGPHKQDVVSDARIREFDTAVVFEGAWLESALIVQALKKAGVGKVVVVAQNLSFMRAYRALGADRVVGVRRWNRDSFRVLNGEAKVRGA; translated from the coding sequence GTGAACCGTTGTCTGATCGTCACTATGGATGAATCGGCCGTTCCGTTCATTCAATCGTTACACAGCATGGGACTGGATTGCGCGTTTTTGGATTTTTGTGCGCAAACGGCCCACTTTCTGCGCGTTCAGAAGATTGATGCGCCTGTGATCAAAGTCGGTCCGCATAAGCAGGATGTGGTCAGCGATGCGCGGATTCGCGAGTTTGATACGGCGGTCGTTTTCGAAGGCGCGTGGCTGGAAAGCGCGTTGATCGTGCAAGCGCTGAAAAAGGCTGGCGTTGGCAAAGTTGTTGTCGTCGCGCAAAATCTCAGTTTTATGCGCGCCTACCGAGCATTGGGGGCCGACCGTGTGGTCGGTGTTCGCCGCTGGAACCGCGATTCGTTTCGCGTGTTGAACGGTGAGGCCAAGGTACGTGGGGCGTAG
- a CDS encoding manganese efflux pump MntP, producing MTSFQWGEVATLLIMALALGMDAFSLGLGMGMLRLTRREIARISLVIGLFHVLMPLLGMVAGLYLAKAVGEVTQWIGALLLIGLGVHMVWNSMKGQEESGAMRGDSRTTGLGLVLFALSVSIDSLSVGFSLGTLGANVLIAVLLFGICGALMAATGLSLGSKASHLFGEYGEAIGGAVLVAFGIKFLL from the coding sequence ATGACCAGTTTTCAGTGGGGTGAGGTGGCGACCCTTTTGATCATGGCGCTTGCGCTTGGCATGGATGCATTCTCGCTCGGGCTTGGGATGGGCATGTTGCGGTTGACTCGACGGGAGATCGCACGGATTTCGCTTGTGATCGGCCTCTTCCATGTCTTGATGCCGCTGCTCGGCATGGTGGCAGGCTTGTATCTGGCCAAAGCGGTCGGTGAGGTGACCCAATGGATCGGCGCACTGCTTCTGATCGGACTTGGCGTACATATGGTGTGGAATTCGATGAAAGGACAGGAAGAGAGCGGCGCGATGCGTGGTGATTCGCGGACGACAGGACTTGGTCTGGTGTTGTTTGCGCTGTCGGTGAGCATCGATTCGCTGTCGGTCGGCTTCTCGCTTGGAACGCTCGGGGCAAACGTATTGATCGCCGTGCTGTTGTTTGGCATCTGTGGCGCGCTGATGGCGGCGACGGGGCTGTCGCTAGGCAGTAAAGCGTCCCATCTGTTCGGCGAGTATGGCGAGGCGATCGGCGGGGCTGTCCTGGTGGCGTTTGGCATCAAGTTCTTGCTGTGA
- a CDS encoding ZIP family metal transporter, with the protein MTHILLISLVSGLATTFGGLVVLRIGKLTRHGLAFFLALAAGIMLAVVCADLIPASFSGGGTTAVLYGVTAGWLFMMVMRRAVTAVLRRSPLGTGASFHYLRLGWFIAVVTALHDIPEGLAIGAGDVLHPELGMLLALAIGLHNLPEGMSIAVPLRMAGIPGKKIIGIITLAALFTPLGTLLGMLLFEVSPQLISMSMAFAAGAMGYVVARDLWPEAWHSSKLITAGGSLLGAALLLVVGHFHLHG; encoded by the coding sequence ATGACCCATATTTTGCTGATCAGTCTGGTGTCGGGACTGGCGACGACGTTTGGCGGACTGGTAGTGCTGCGCATCGGCAAGCTGACGCGGCACGGGTTGGCTTTCTTTCTGGCGTTGGCGGCGGGGATCATGTTGGCGGTGGTGTGTGCCGATCTGATTCCGGCATCTTTTTCGGGCGGTGGGACGACAGCGGTGCTGTATGGGGTGACGGCCGGCTGGCTCTTCATGATGGTGATGCGCCGCGCCGTGACGGCCGTGCTGCGCAGGTCACCGTTGGGGACTGGGGCGTCGTTTCACTATCTGCGGCTAGGGTGGTTTATTGCGGTGGTCACCGCTTTGCATGACATTCCGGAGGGATTGGCGATCGGAGCTGGCGATGTCTTGCATCCGGAGCTCGGGATGTTGCTTGCGCTGGCGATCGGGCTGCACAATCTGCCAGAGGGGATGTCGATTGCGGTACCGCTGCGCATGGCGGGGATACCGGGGAAGAAGATCATCGGGATCATCACGCTGGCGGCGCTGTTCACACCGCTTGGGACGCTGCTTGGCATGCTGTTGTTCGAAGTGTCACCGCAGCTGATCAGCATGTCGATGGCCTTTGCGGCGGGGGCGATGGGCTATGTGGTGGCGCGGGACTTGTGGCCGGAAGCGTGGCATTCTTCGAAGCTGATCACGGCGGGAGGGTCGTTGCTCGGCGCGGCGCTGTTGCTTGTGGTGGGGCATTTTCATTTGCATGGCTAG
- a CDS encoding low molecular weight protein arginine phosphatase yields MKLLFVCTGNTCRSAMAEPLMRSRLEQVGLGEQVEVRSAGVAAVAGSPASQGAVNVLNGKGMDGAGHMASFVDRETVNWADLILTMSQSHKRTLIEKHFEAMDKTFTLKEFVDDDPKNVAIFEEMADVQEAAQTKQSLFLAEHADEVEALQVRYQSGDASAEQDLVQLQERLEATVQAESKRMGELMSQLPSFDIADPYGGSQGVYDACAEEIDGLLEKLVVRLQEEL; encoded by the coding sequence ATGAAACTGTTGTTTGTATGCACCGGGAACACGTGCCGAAGCGCGATGGCAGAACCCCTGATGCGCAGCCGTCTCGAGCAGGTGGGTCTCGGGGAGCAGGTGGAAGTGCGTTCGGCAGGAGTGGCGGCGGTCGCGGGCTCGCCGGCTTCGCAAGGAGCTGTGAATGTGTTGAATGGCAAAGGCATGGACGGGGCCGGGCATATGGCGTCGTTCGTAGACCGCGAGACGGTGAACTGGGCCGATCTGATTTTGACGATGAGCCAGTCGCACAAGCGAACGCTGATCGAGAAGCATTTTGAAGCGATGGACAAGACGTTCACCTTGAAGGAGTTTGTCGATGACGACCCGAAGAACGTGGCGATCTTCGAGGAGATGGCCGACGTGCAAGAGGCGGCACAGACCAAGCAAAGCCTTTTCTTGGCGGAACATGCCGATGAGGTCGAGGCTCTGCAAGTAAGGTATCAGAGCGGAGATGCCAGCGCCGAGCAGGACCTCGTGCAGCTGCAAGAGCGGTTGGAAGCTACTGTGCAAGCGGAGAGCAAGCGGATGGGCGAGTTGATGAGCCAACTGCCCAGCTTCGATATTGCCGACCCATACGGCGGGTCGCAAGGCGTGTATGACGCTTGTGCAGAGGAGATCGACGGACTGCTTGAAAAGCTGGTTGTCCGGCTGCAGGAGGAGTTGTAG
- a CDS encoding AAA family ATPase: MKLKSIRIKDVKRLHNTSISFYDKMGDKVRNRTIIVGKNGSGKTTLLEVIYGIAYLLEKGVRGIQDGIQDEEIIDFFSPGATEACFEYPVLDGTNQLLVRTGKAFQAFDKGPAPAVQDDVNIAKGDYVGQDRMPDCLVSRTESGRKFLEKVQIAAAGLEDRTPIGNVLYFPTDRFAKFSGGSGELVNEKPEFRWCYRFNRDQDEWKGSLESFLVWLYFHDLQREKLGYPGSSKFEEFKAMINRFLEGKRITTVNTSFKVEVIESGTNRTYGLEALSSGEKQVILLLGEIYRYISVGSLILIDEPEIHLHPVWQRIFIATLTDLCEKYDAQLILTTQSPEIAKSVMSSEVISLDNLLDESEVSANE, translated from the coding sequence TTGAAATTGAAAAGCATTAGAATCAAAGATGTGAAACGACTGCATAACACTTCGATAAGCTTTTACGATAAGATGGGAGATAAAGTACGAAATCGGACGATAATAGTCGGCAAGAACGGTTCAGGTAAGACGACATTGCTTGAGGTGATTTATGGTATCGCGTACCTTTTGGAAAAAGGGGTAAGAGGCATTCAGGATGGCATTCAGGATGAAGAGATCATCGATTTTTTTAGTCCGGGTGCTACAGAAGCCTGTTTTGAATATCCTGTCCTTGATGGGACAAATCAGTTGCTTGTGCGTACTGGGAAGGCTTTTCAAGCGTTCGATAAGGGTCCAGCACCTGCAGTTCAGGATGATGTGAACATTGCTAAAGGCGATTATGTTGGCCAAGATCGAATGCCGGATTGTTTAGTTTCTCGCACCGAGAGTGGGCGAAAATTTCTTGAAAAAGTCCAAATCGCTGCTGCTGGACTTGAAGACCGTACACCGATCGGAAACGTGCTGTATTTTCCTACCGACCGATTTGCTAAATTTAGTGGAGGGTCGGGCGAGTTAGTCAATGAAAAACCGGAGTTTCGCTGGTGCTATCGTTTCAATCGCGATCAGGACGAATGGAAGGGCTCGTTGGAAAGCTTTTTGGTCTGGCTATATTTTCATGATTTGCAGAGAGAAAAACTAGGATATCCAGGCTCTTCAAAATTTGAAGAGTTCAAAGCGATGATCAATCGCTTTTTAGAGGGCAAGCGAATCACAACTGTCAATACGAGTTTTAAGGTTGAAGTAATAGAAAGTGGAACGAACCGAACGTATGGATTAGAAGCATTAAGTTCGGGAGAGAAGCAAGTGATTTTGTTGCTTGGTGAAATATACCGATACATTTCTGTAGGCAGTCTCATCTTGATCGACGAACCGGAAATTCATCTTCACCCCGTGTGGCAAAGAATTTTTATCGCTACATTGACCGATCTGTGTGAGAAATATGATGCACAGTTAATCCTGACAACTCAGTCACCTGAAATTGCCAAATCGGTGATGTCTAGTGAGGTAATATCATTGGATAACTTACTAGACGAGTCTGAGGTATCAGCGAATGAGTGA
- a CDS encoding DUF4435 domain-containing protein: MSEYPTLFVEGSDDEKTLHLMFPMILGNVQQANSKKDVRKMVSQTENSFGIVDRDFEFQTIEQPRVTILDRYALENYLLDPAYLYKLAVDLKVDQHEQWSSKEMIEQQILKMGQSFCHFATANSLLHDYGLRLYDSELRQYFRAHPDETSSTEVLQSLVDRFNKLPQEAEIRSSWAERYQEIEHACKSMGGVHQWIDGKLLLRYGIYQEIRKVYQKNLKLQDVVERLASFARHDPPDFLCTTLRGIGMVD, translated from the coding sequence ATGAGTGAGTATCCGACGTTGTTTGTAGAAGGTTCGGACGATGAAAAAACTTTGCATCTGATGTTCCCGATGATCTTGGGCAATGTACAACAAGCGAACAGTAAAAAGGACGTCCGAAAAATGGTGAGTCAGACGGAAAACAGTTTTGGGATCGTCGATCGGGACTTTGAATTTCAGACGATAGAACAGCCGCGGGTCACCATCTTGGATAGGTATGCATTAGAAAACTATTTGCTTGATCCTGCATACCTATACAAACTAGCTGTCGATCTAAAGGTCGATCAACATGAGCAATGGAGCTCCAAAGAAATGATTGAGCAACAAATTTTAAAAATGGGTCAGTCTTTCTGCCACTTTGCAACGGCAAATAGCTTGTTGCATGATTATGGCTTACGATTATATGATTCTGAATTAAGGCAATATTTTCGAGCTCATCCTGACGAAACGAGTTCTACGGAGGTGTTGCAGAGTTTAGTAGATCGATTTAATAAACTTCCTCAAGAAGCGGAGATACGTTCTTCCTGGGCTGAACGGTATCAGGAAATTGAACACGCATGTAAAAGCATGGGTGGCGTACACCAGTGGATTGACGGAAAATTACTACTTCGATATGGCATCTATCAAGAAATCCGAAAGGTGTATCAAAAGAATTTGAAACTGCAAGATGTGGTTGAGCGACTTGCAAGTTTTGCTAGACATGACCCACCTGATTTTCTCTGTACGACCTTACGAGGTATCGGAATGGTGGATTAA
- a CDS encoding ABC transporter ATP-binding protein, which translates to MNTETQQQPVRKDQWRAFLRLITRTNPPKLLIAGVLILSLINTGASLIVPWFTKNLVDVVSVSALNKSVIFLLISAFLLQGASAAFSHYMLSFVGQKVVANLRRRLWHKLLVLPIPYFDKHRSGETISRMTSDTGIIKEIIVTHLISFFTSIISIIGSVAILLFLDWQMTLVMLSAIPIAFLVIRPLGRKMYLISKGLQDEMASFTALLTQVLQEIRLVKSFNAERREKENGDQGIQHLFQYGLREAKIHSILAPLMTFLMMAMLVVIIGYGGVRVATGALSAGELVAFILYLFQIIMPFGQLAQFFTSIQKAMGATERLMGILEHEEEDHAVQTLVENTAQPIGVESLSFAYQTGDQVLNNVNFSILPGKVTAIVGPSGSGKTTLFSLLERFYLPSGGTIRLGDTPIDSFNLQSWREQLGYVSQESPLMAGTIRENISYGVEREITPEELRQAAEMAYAHHFIEELPNGYDTEVGERGIMLSGGQRQRIAIARALLRNPNILMLDEATSALDSTSEKVVQDALNNLMRHRTTLVIAHRLSTVVDADQIVVLEKGRVTGVGTHEELLESHELYRELATHQFQLEETTL; encoded by the coding sequence ATGAATACTGAAACACAGCAACAACCTGTTCGAAAGGACCAATGGCGCGCCTTTCTGCGTTTGATCACCAGGACCAATCCACCGAAGCTGTTGATCGCAGGCGTGTTGATCTTGAGTTTGATCAACACGGGCGCCTCCTTGATCGTGCCGTGGTTTACGAAAAATCTGGTCGATGTGGTGAGCGTGTCCGCGCTGAACAAGTCGGTGATTTTTCTGCTGATCTCCGCCTTCTTGTTACAAGGGGCGTCGGCCGCTTTCTCACATTATATGCTGTCCTTCGTCGGGCAAAAAGTGGTCGCCAACCTGCGCCGACGTTTGTGGCACAAACTGCTCGTACTGCCCATCCCCTATTTTGACAAGCATCGCTCCGGGGAAACGATCTCGCGGATGACGAGCGATACTGGGATCATCAAGGAGATTATCGTCACACACCTGATCTCCTTTTTCACAAGCATCATCTCGATCATCGGCTCGGTGGCGATCCTGCTGTTCCTCGACTGGCAGATGACGCTCGTCATGCTGTCAGCGATCCCGATCGCTTTCCTCGTCATCCGGCCGCTTGGGCGCAAGATGTACCTGATCTCCAAAGGGTTGCAAGATGAGATGGCCAGCTTCACCGCCCTGCTCACCCAAGTGTTGCAAGAAATTCGCCTCGTCAAATCGTTCAACGCCGAGCGGCGCGAAAAGGAAAATGGGGACCAAGGGATTCAACATCTGTTCCAATACGGATTGCGAGAAGCGAAAATCCACTCGATTCTTGCACCGCTGATGACCTTCTTGATGATGGCGATGCTCGTGGTGATCATCGGGTACGGCGGTGTGCGCGTGGCGACAGGCGCCTTGAGCGCAGGGGAATTGGTAGCATTTATTCTCTATCTCTTCCAGATCATCATGCCGTTTGGACAATTGGCCCAGTTTTTCACCTCGATTCAAAAAGCGATGGGCGCAACGGAGCGCTTGATGGGAATTCTGGAGCATGAAGAGGAAGATCACGCAGTGCAGACTTTGGTGGAGAACACCGCACAGCCGATCGGGGTGGAAAGCCTGTCCTTTGCCTACCAGACCGGCGATCAGGTGCTGAACAATGTGAATTTTTCGATCTTGCCTGGCAAGGTCACGGCGATTGTCGGCCCCAGCGGATCGGGCAAGACGACGCTGTTCTCGCTGCTTGAGCGCTTCTACCTTCCCAGCGGCGGCACGATCCGGCTTGGTGACACGCCTATCGACTCCTTCAACCTCCAATCCTGGCGGGAACAGCTCGGCTACGTGTCACAGGAAAGCCCGTTGATGGCGGGTACGATTCGTGAAAACATCTCCTACGGTGTGGAGCGGGAGATCACGCCCGAGGAATTGCGGCAGGCCGCCGAGATGGCCTATGCCCACCACTTTATCGAAGAGCTGCCAAACGGTTACGACACCGAGGTCGGCGAGCGCGGCATCATGCTTTCCGGCGGCCAGCGCCAACGGATCGCCATCGCCCGCGCCCTCTTGCGCAATCCGAACATCCTGATGCTCGACGAGGCCACCTCAGCTCTCGACAGCACGTCCGAAAAAGTGGTCCAAGACGCGCTGAACAACCTTATGCGCCACCGCACCACCCTCGTCATCGCGCACCGTCTATCCACTGTGGTCGATGCCGACCAGATCGTCGTCCTCGAAAAGGGCCGCGTCACCGGAGTCGGCACGCACGAAGAACTGCTCGAAAGCCATGAGCTCTACAGGGAGCTTGCAACCCATCAGTTCCAATTGGAAGAGACGACCTTGTAG
- the rpiB gene encoding ribose 5-phosphate isomerase B — translation MKVAIAADHGGFTLKESVKKKLESMGLSYHDFGTYSEESVDYPDYGIQVAEAVARGEYDRGILICGTGLGMSIVANKVPGIRCALLHDTFSAKATREHNDTNVMAMGARVIGAGLADDIVELWLSTDFSGGRHAARIEKIGNIEQRYGRENGISGC, via the coding sequence ATGAAAGTGGCTATCGCAGCCGACCACGGCGGGTTCACGCTGAAGGAGTCGGTGAAGAAAAAGCTTGAGAGCATGGGGCTGTCCTACCATGATTTTGGCACCTACTCGGAAGAATCGGTCGATTACCCGGACTACGGGATTCAGGTCGCAGAAGCGGTCGCCCGCGGTGAATATGACCGCGGCATCCTGATCTGCGGCACCGGGCTTGGCATGTCGATCGTCGCCAACAAAGTGCCAGGCATTCGCTGTGCGCTTTTGCATGACACGTTCTCGGCAAAAGCGACTCGCGAACACAACGACACCAACGTGATGGCGATGGGCGCGCGCGTCATCGGCGCAGGACTGGCTGATGACATCGTCGAACTGTGGCTGAGCACCGATTTCAGCGGCGGTCGTCATGCGGCTCGCATCGAGAAAATCGGGAACATCGAGCAGCGCTATGGCCGCGAAAACGGGATCAGCGGATGCTAA
- a CDS encoding TIGR01440 family protein has protein sequence MLSPELVAVKAQTLQAIHDLQATAGLDRDQILVIGASSSEVVGKKIGSGGSLDAAELIVEAVLEARDTYGFQVAFQCCEHLNRALVVERDTLKQFQLEEVAVVPVPKAGGAVASTAFGKLKHPVLVETIRADAGIDIGDTLIGMHLRQVAVPVRGTLREIGEAHVTMARTRPKLIGGARAVYVLGERE, from the coding sequence ATGCTAAGTCCGGAACTTGTAGCTGTCAAAGCACAGACCTTGCAAGCGATCCACGACCTCCAAGCTACAGCTGGGCTTGATCGCGATCAGATCCTCGTCATCGGGGCCTCCTCAAGCGAAGTTGTCGGCAAAAAAATTGGCTCGGGCGGCTCGTTGGACGCGGCAGAACTGATCGTCGAAGCGGTGCTGGAGGCGCGGGACACATACGGATTTCAGGTCGCGTTTCAATGCTGTGAACATCTCAACCGCGCGCTGGTCGTCGAAAGGGACACGCTCAAGCAGTTTCAGTTGGAGGAAGTGGCGGTCGTGCCCGTTCCGAAAGCGGGCGGTGCGGTGGCATCCACAGCATTTGGCAAGTTGAAGCATCCGGTGTTGGTCGAAACGATTCGGGCGGATGCGGGCATCGACATCGGGGACACGTTGATCGGGATGCACTTGCGCCAAGTCGCGGTGCCTGTGCGAGGGACTTTGCGTGAGATCGGTGAAGCGCATGTGACGATGGCGCGCACCCGGCCCAAGCTGATCGGCGGCGCACGTGCCGTGTATGTGCTCGGTGAGCGCGAATAA
- a CDS encoding serine hydroxymethyltransferase — protein sequence MSHLRLVDSEVAEALELELGRQRSKIELIASENFVSRAVMETMGTVLTNKYAEGYPGKRYYGGCEHVDIVENLARDRAKELFGAEHANVQPHSGAQANTAVYFAFLKPGDTVLGMNLSHGGHLTHGSPVNISGQYYNFVPYGVEEETSMINYDTVRELAVEHKPKMIVAGASAYPRSIDFQKLREIADEVGAYLMVDMAHIAGLVATGHHSSPVPYADFVTSTTHKTLRGPRGGLILCKEQYAKAIDKAIFPGIQGGPLMHVIASKAVAFGEALRPEFKGYIQQVVDNASALAQALIERGLNIVSGGTDNHLLLIDVRNLGLTGKEAEHLLDEIGVTTNKNTIPFDPASPFVTSGVRIGTPAVTSRGFGKAEMVEIAEIIALTLKHKDDQTKINEAIGKVKALCDKFPMYEGLTYL from the coding sequence ATGAGTCATTTGAGATTGGTAGACAGTGAAGTAGCAGAAGCGCTGGAGCTGGAGCTGGGTCGTCAACGCAGCAAAATCGAGTTGATCGCGTCGGAGAACTTCGTATCCCGCGCAGTCATGGAAACGATGGGCACCGTGCTGACCAATAAATATGCGGAAGGCTATCCGGGCAAGCGCTATTACGGCGGTTGCGAGCATGTGGACATCGTGGAGAATTTGGCGCGCGATCGGGCGAAGGAACTGTTTGGTGCTGAACATGCCAACGTGCAGCCGCACTCTGGCGCACAGGCCAACACCGCTGTCTACTTTGCATTCCTGAAGCCGGGCGACACTGTGCTTGGCATGAACTTGTCGCATGGCGGTCACCTGACACACGGCAGCCCGGTCAACATCTCCGGTCAGTATTACAACTTCGTTCCTTACGGCGTCGAAGAAGAGACGAGCATGATCAACTATGACACCGTGCGCGAACTGGCGGTCGAACACAAGCCGAAGATGATCGTGGCAGGCGCCTCCGCCTACCCTCGTTCGATCGACTTCCAAAAGCTGCGCGAAATCGCAGACGAAGTTGGGGCTTATCTGATGGTGGACATGGCGCACATCGCCGGTCTGGTCGCAACCGGACACCATTCGTCTCCCGTTCCGTATGCCGACTTTGTCACCTCGACGACGCACAAAACGCTGCGCGGTCCGCGCGGCGGCTTGATCCTGTGCAAAGAGCAGTATGCCAAAGCGATCGACAAAGCGATCTTCCCAGGCATCCAAGGCGGTCCGCTGATGCATGTGATCGCTTCGAAAGCGGTAGCGTTTGGCGAAGCGCTGCGTCCGGAGTTTAAAGGCTACATCCAACAAGTGGTGGACAACGCTTCGGCGCTTGCCCAAGCTCTGATCGAGCGCGGCTTGAACATCGTCTCCGGCGGGACGGACAATCACCTGCTCCTGATCGATGTACGCAACCTCGGGCTGACCGGGAAAGAAGCGGAGCACCTGCTCGACGAGATCGGCGTCACCACCAACAAGAACACGATTCCGTTCGACCCGGCGTCACCGTTTGTCACCTCTGGTGTTCGCATCGGCACCCCGGCCGTCACGTCGCGTGGCTTCGGGAAGGCGGAAATGGTCGAGATCGCAGAGATCATCGCGCTGACCTTGAAGCACAAGGACGACCAAACCAAAATCAACGAAGCGATCGGCAAAGTGAAAGCGCTCTGCGACAAGTTTCCGATGTATGAAGGCTTGACCTATCTCTAG
- the upp gene encoding uracil phosphoribosyltransferase — protein MSKVYVFDHPLIQHKLTYIRDKHTGTKQFRELVEEVAMLMAYEATRDLPLTEAVIETPVAETKTKVLAGKKLGVVPILRAGLGMVDGILNLIPSAKVGHIGLYRDPETMQPVEYYCKLPSDVAERDLIAVDPMLATGGSAAAAITFMKQRGAKNIKLMCLIASPEGIELVQREHPDVDIYVAAVDECLNDHGYITPGLGDAGDRLYGTK, from the coding sequence ATGAGCAAAGTATACGTTTTTGATCATCCGTTGATCCAACATAAATTGACCTACATACGCGATAAACACACCGGCACCAAACAGTTCCGCGAGTTGGTGGAAGAAGTGGCCATGCTGATGGCTTATGAGGCGACCCGCGATCTACCGCTGACCGAGGCGGTGATCGAAACGCCTGTCGCAGAGACGAAGACCAAGGTGCTGGCCGGGAAGAAGCTCGGCGTCGTGCCGATCCTGCGTGCAGGGCTTGGTATGGTCGATGGCATCTTGAACCTGATTCCGAGCGCCAAGGTCGGTCATATCGGTCTGTACCGCGACCCGGAAACGATGCAACCGGTCGAGTATTACTGCAAACTGCCATCCGATGTGGCCGAGCGCGATCTGATCGCCGTCGATCCGATGCTCGCGACGGGCGGTTCGGCCGCTGCGGCGATCACGTTCATGAAACAGCGCGGTGCGAAAAACATCAAACTGATGTGCTTGATTGCCTCTCCGGAAGGCATTGAATTGGTGCAACGCGAACATCCGGATGTCGATATTTACGTGGCGGCTGTAGACGAGTGTCTCAACGACCACGGCTATATCACACCGGGTCTTGGTGACGCAGGCGATCGCCTGTATGGCACGAAGTAA